The following proteins come from a genomic window of Micromonospora echinofusca:
- a CDS encoding exonuclease SbcCD subunit D, which yields MKILHTSDWHVGKVLKGQSRAEEHKRVLAGVIDVARAEAPDLVIVAGDLYDTAAPTPEATRLVTRALTALRRTGADVVAIGGNHDNGQALDALRPWAEAAGITLRGGVRDNPDEHVIDGTTGGGERWRLAALPFLSQRYAIRAVEMYELTAAETTQTYADHLGRVLGRLTESFTEPDRVHLVTAHLTVVGATTGGGERDAHTVLGYAVPATVFPGTAHYVALGHLHRSQRVQGPCPIRYSGSPLAVDFGEQENVPSVTVVEVTATTAAQVREVPVTAATTLRTVRGTLAQLAEMDVPDAWLRVYVREQPRAGLREEVQELLPQALEIRIDPELVPAPGSGARVAQRAGRSPRQLFADYLDSRGHTDDGVRELFDELFEEVDH from the coding sequence GTGAAGATCCTGCACACCTCCGACTGGCACGTCGGCAAGGTCCTCAAGGGGCAGTCGCGGGCCGAGGAGCACAAGCGGGTCCTGGCCGGCGTGATCGACGTCGCCCGCGCCGAGGCGCCCGACCTGGTCATCGTCGCCGGTGACCTCTACGACACCGCCGCCCCGACTCCGGAGGCCACCCGGCTGGTCACCCGGGCGCTGACCGCGCTGCGCCGCACCGGCGCCGACGTGGTGGCCATCGGCGGCAACCACGACAACGGCCAGGCCCTCGATGCGCTGCGACCATGGGCCGAGGCCGCCGGCATCACCCTGCGCGGCGGGGTCCGGGACAACCCCGACGAGCACGTCATCGACGGCACCACCGGCGGCGGCGAGCGGTGGCGGCTGGCCGCGCTGCCGTTCCTCTCCCAGCGCTACGCCATCCGCGCCGTGGAGATGTACGAGCTGACCGCCGCCGAGACCACCCAGACGTACGCCGACCACCTGGGCCGGGTGCTGGGCCGGCTGACGGAGAGCTTCACCGAACCGGACCGGGTGCACCTGGTCACCGCCCACCTGACCGTGGTGGGCGCGACCACCGGCGGCGGCGAGCGCGACGCGCACACCGTGCTGGGCTACGCGGTGCCCGCCACCGTCTTCCCGGGCACGGCGCACTACGTGGCGCTGGGCCACCTGCACCGCTCGCAGCGGGTGCAGGGCCCCTGCCCGATCCGCTACAGCGGCAGCCCGCTCGCGGTCGACTTCGGCGAACAGGAGAACGTGCCGTCGGTGACCGTCGTCGAGGTCACCGCGACCACGGCGGCGCAGGTGCGGGAGGTGCCGGTGACCGCCGCCACCACGCTGCGTACGGTCCGGGGCACCCTGGCCCAGCTCGCCGAGATGGACGTGCCGGACGCCTGGCTGCGGGTCTACGTGCGGGAGCAGCCGCGCGCCGGGCTGCGCGAGGAGGTGCAGGAGCTGCTCCCGCAGGCCCTGGAGATCCGGATCGACCCGGAGCTGGTGCCCGCCCCGGGCAGCGGCGCCCGGGTGGCGCAGCGGGCGGGCCGCTCGCCCCGGCAGCTCTTCGCCGACTACCTCGACAGCCGGGGGCACACCGACGACGGGGTGCGGGAGCTCTTCGACGAGCTCTTCGAGGAGGTCGACCACTGA
- a CDS encoding AAA family ATPase: MRPMRLDMAGFTVFRDETTIDFTDADFFALVGPTGSGKSTVLDAICFALYGTVPRWGGARGLTNALAPSATEARVRLVFESAGSRYVATRVVRRDGRGNVKTANAGLQLMPAGFDVTKLDTGLSPEDLGEVVAGTPAEMEQAVLEAVGLPYEQFTSCVVLPQGQFADFLHAKPATRQQILVNLLGLGVYEDVQKKATARAAQAEAKLEAVDQALAGLTDVDDAALEAATGRVDRMRELAGAVASAVPELEAARASAREAGAALAALDADLAVLTAVRAPDGVAEVARAVASARAGADEAATAVSLAEEGEEKLRGELATAGDESALRLLLRAYTDREKLAGEAAAVRAAVTGAQAEHGAAVAALAEARAAAERAEAELEAAFRAHEEAKATDQAVALRAHLRAGAPCPVCEQTVATVPAVPADSAVAAATAAGRAARAASKAAQSVVQERDGAARELERVLLRARARQDQVQARLAELDDHLAGAAEPVVLRRELDDHARLRRALEESAAAVRAGREAARRARAAVDAAEERLRATWRAFDAARDGLARFGPPTADRDDLGAAWAALTGWAGEEAERRRAERAGRAGAVTQAEAAAAEVGERIAGVLAAAGLPPADDPLRATDRALERAEADLRELERRREQAGGLREQRAGYEREAQVARALAGHLRANNFERWLLAEALDLLVDGASGILRELSGGQYDLMHDKGEFFVVDHHDAGLRRGVRTLSGGETFQASLALALALSEQLAGMSTTAASLESIVLDEGFGTLDAATLDTVAATLENLAARGDRMVGVVTHVPALAERIPVRFEVSKDARSARVERTGR, encoded by the coding sequence ATGCGGCCGATGCGGCTGGACATGGCGGGCTTCACCGTCTTCCGCGACGAGACCACGATCGACTTCACCGACGCCGACTTCTTCGCGCTGGTCGGGCCGACGGGCTCCGGCAAGTCGACGGTGCTGGACGCGATCTGTTTCGCCCTCTACGGCACGGTGCCCCGCTGGGGTGGCGCCCGGGGCCTGACCAACGCCCTGGCGCCGTCGGCCACCGAGGCGCGGGTCCGGCTGGTCTTCGAGTCCGCCGGTTCCCGCTACGTGGCGACCCGGGTGGTCCGCCGCGACGGCCGGGGCAACGTCAAGACGGCCAACGCCGGATTGCAGCTGATGCCGGCCGGTTTCGACGTGACCAAGCTCGACACCGGGCTGAGCCCGGAGGACCTCGGCGAGGTGGTGGCCGGCACCCCCGCCGAGATGGAGCAGGCGGTGCTGGAGGCGGTCGGGCTGCCGTACGAGCAGTTCACCAGCTGCGTGGTGCTGCCACAGGGGCAGTTCGCGGACTTCCTGCACGCCAAGCCGGCCACCCGGCAGCAGATCCTGGTCAACCTGCTGGGCCTCGGGGTCTACGAGGACGTGCAGAAGAAGGCGACCGCGCGGGCCGCGCAGGCCGAGGCGAAGCTGGAGGCGGTCGACCAGGCGCTCGCCGGGCTCACCGACGTCGACGACGCCGCGCTGGAGGCGGCCACCGGGCGGGTCGACCGGATGCGGGAGCTGGCGGGGGCGGTGGCGAGCGCCGTACCGGAGTTGGAGGCGGCCCGGGCGTCGGCGCGGGAGGCGGGCGCGGCCCTGGCGGCCCTCGACGCCGACCTGGCGGTGTTGACGGCCGTGCGCGCGCCGGACGGCGTGGCGGAGGTGGCCCGGGCGGTGGCGTCGGCGCGGGCCGGCGCGGACGAGGCGGCGACGGCGGTGTCGCTGGCCGAGGAGGGGGAGGAGAAGCTACGCGGCGAGCTGGCCACCGCCGGTGACGAGAGCGCGCTGCGGCTGCTGCTGCGGGCGTACACCGACCGGGAGAAGCTGGCCGGCGAGGCGGCGGCGGTCCGCGCGGCGGTGACCGGGGCGCAGGCCGAGCACGGCGCGGCCGTGGCGGCGCTGGCCGAGGCGCGGGCGGCGGCCGAGCGGGCCGAGGCGGAGCTGGAGGCGGCCTTCCGCGCCCACGAGGAGGCGAAGGCGACCGACCAGGCGGTGGCGTTGCGCGCGCACCTGCGCGCCGGGGCGCCCTGCCCGGTCTGCGAGCAGACCGTCGCGACGGTGCCGGCGGTGCCGGCCGACTCGGCGGTGGCCGCCGCGACGGCGGCGGGACGGGCGGCGCGGGCCGCCAGCAAGGCCGCCCAGTCGGTGGTGCAGGAGCGCGACGGGGCGGCGCGGGAGCTGGAGCGGGTGCTGCTGCGCGCGCGGGCCCGGCAGGACCAGGTGCAGGCCCGGCTAGCCGAGCTGGACGACCATCTGGCCGGGGCGGCCGAGCCGGTGGTGCTGCGCCGCGAGCTGGACGACCACGCGCGGCTGCGCCGGGCGCTGGAGGAGTCGGCGGCGGCGGTGCGGGCCGGCCGGGAGGCCGCGCGGCGGGCCCGGGCGGCGGTGGACGCCGCCGAGGAGCGGTTGCGGGCGACCTGGCGCGCGTTCGACGCGGCCCGCGACGGGCTCGCCCGGTTCGGGCCGCCGACGGCGGACCGCGACGACCTGGGGGCCGCGTGGGCGGCCCTCACCGGCTGGGCCGGCGAGGAGGCGGAGCGTCGCCGCGCCGAGCGGGCCGGGCGGGCCGGGGCGGTGACGCAGGCCGAGGCGGCGGCCGCCGAGGTCGGCGAGCGCATCGCGGGCGTCCTCGCCGCCGCCGGGCTGCCGCCCGCCGACGATCCGCTGCGCGCCACCGACCGCGCCCTCGAGCGGGCCGAGGCCGACCTGCGCGAGCTGGAGCGGCGCCGGGAGCAGGCTGGTGGCCTGCGCGAGCAGCGGGCCGGCTACGAGCGCGAGGCGCAGGTGGCCCGGGCCCTCGCGGGGCACCTGCGGGCCAACAACTTCGAGCGGTGGCTGCTCGCCGAGGCGCTGGACCTGCTGGTCGACGGCGCCTCGGGCATCCTGCGGGAGCTCTCCGGCGGGCAGTACGACCTGATGCACGACAAGGGCGAGTTCTTCGTGGTCGACCACCACGACGCGGGGTTGCGTCGGGGCGTTCGCACCCTGTCGGGCGGCGAGACCTTCCAGGCGTCGCTGGCGCTGGCGCTGGCGTTGTCGGAGCAGCTCGCCGGGATGTCCACCACGGCGGCGAGCCTGGAGTCGATCGTGCTGGACGAGGGCTTCGGCACGCTCGACGCGGCCACCCTCGACACGGTGGCCGCCACGCTGGAGAACCTGGCCGCCCGGGGCGACCGGATGGTCGGTGTGGTCACCCACGTGCCGGCCCTCGCCGAACGCATCCCGGTCCGGTTCGAGGTCAGCAAGGACGCCCGGTCGGCCCGCGTCGAACGGACCGGCCGGTGA
- a CDS encoding spermidine synthase: MGRKRAADTVAARVDTGQAELVPDPDRPGSWTLLLDGAPQSHVDLADPTHLEFEYVRRLAAAIDLLAPAGAPLRVLHLGGGALTLPRYVAATRPGSTQRVVEVDGALVDLVRRALPWPPDPRLKVRVADARAVLAASRDASYDVVLADVFAGARTPAHLTSVEYAAEVARVLRPAGFHLANVADGPPLRHARAQVATVRSVLPRACLVGDAAVLRGRRYGNLVLVAGRVEPPVPELTRRAAGDWFPGRVLAGEELDRFAGGAAVVRDVDATDSTPPPPGIFSVGR; the protein is encoded by the coding sequence ATGGGCCGCAAGCGGGCGGCCGACACGGTGGCCGCGCGGGTGGACACCGGCCAGGCCGAGCTGGTGCCCGATCCGGACCGGCCGGGATCGTGGACCCTGCTGCTCGACGGCGCCCCGCAGTCGCACGTGGACCTGGCCGATCCCACGCACCTGGAGTTCGAGTACGTCCGGCGGCTCGCCGCCGCGATCGACCTGCTGGCCCCGGCCGGGGCGCCGCTGCGGGTGCTGCACCTCGGCGGCGGCGCGCTCACCCTGCCCCGCTACGTGGCGGCCACCCGGCCCGGCTCCACCCAGCGGGTCGTCGAGGTGGACGGCGCGCTCGTGGACCTGGTCCGCCGGGCCCTGCCGTGGCCGCCGGACCCCCGCCTCAAGGTGCGGGTGGCCGACGCCCGGGCGGTGCTCGCCGCCAGCCGGGACGCCAGCTACGACGTCGTGCTCGCCGACGTCTTCGCCGGTGCCCGCACGCCGGCGCACCTGACCTCGGTGGAGTACGCCGCCGAGGTGGCCCGGGTACTGCGTCCCGCCGGTTTCCACCTGGCCAACGTGGCCGACGGCCCGCCGCTGCGCCACGCCCGGGCGCAGGTCGCCACGGTCCGCTCGGTGCTGCCGCGGGCCTGCCTCGTCGGCGACGCGGCGGTGCTGCGCGGGCGTCGTTACGGCAACCTGGTGCTGGTGGCCGGCCGGGTCGAGCCGCCAGTGCCGGAGCTGACCCGGCGCGCGGCCGGGGACTGGTTCCCGGGGCGGGTCCTGGCCGGCGAGGAACTCGACCGCTTCGCGGGCGGCGCGGCGGTGGTCCGCGACGTCGACGCCACCGACTCGACCCCGCCGCCGCCCGGGATCTTCTCCGTGGGTCGGTGA
- a CDS encoding ATP-binding protein, with protein MTDDGFDGPGEAVGRVLGTADATPLQFWTAVSPGSYLQLDDVVVTRRELPDREPVTIAGVVTQVRARHEGAQFESDVFAIADGTLPAQVQEAAEITTTRVDPELYVPPSPGAVVHRAEGDARARALHFDRMERRIPMGMGRDGVPVYLNADFLDGSRGAHVSISGISGVATKTSFATFLLYSVFRSGVLGGDAVNAKALIFNVKGEDLLFLDHPNTRLDDATRASYAKLGLVAGAFPDVRVYAPPRVGDSSGTPDVSSRLTGVDSFYWTLSEFCADRLLPYVFADADDERQQYTMVVHSVAAHLARYAQPADGGVSIDGVRLGSYADLVDHIVEQLNDDETRSDWAGSAVGLGTVNAFARRLIGSKKDLSRLIRGDLATRRPHSINTAESAQVTVVDLHNLPDRAQRFVVGVTLKSEFERKEKAGTAKPLLFVVLDELNKYAPREGSSPIKEVLLDIAERGRSLGVILVGAQQTASEVERRIVTNSAIRVVGRLDPAEASRPEYGFLPPAQRQRALLAKPGTMFVNQPDIPVPLCLEFPFPAWATRVSEAGRAPSETLRSLTQSVDPFAVVGSGGGTSDDDIPF; from the coding sequence ATGACTGACGACGGGTTCGACGGCCCGGGCGAGGCGGTCGGCCGGGTACTGGGCACCGCCGACGCCACCCCCCTGCAGTTCTGGACGGCGGTCTCCCCCGGCAGCTACCTCCAGCTCGACGACGTCGTGGTGACCCGGCGCGAGCTGCCCGACCGCGAGCCGGTGACGATCGCCGGGGTGGTCACCCAGGTGCGGGCCCGGCACGAGGGCGCCCAGTTCGAGTCCGACGTCTTCGCCATCGCCGACGGCACGCTGCCCGCCCAGGTGCAGGAGGCCGCCGAGATCACCACCACCCGCGTCGACCCGGAGCTCTACGTGCCGCCGTCGCCCGGCGCCGTGGTGCACCGCGCCGAGGGCGACGCCCGGGCGCGCGCGCTGCACTTCGACCGGATGGAGCGGCGCATCCCCATGGGCATGGGCCGCGACGGGGTGCCGGTCTACCTCAACGCCGACTTCCTCGACGGCAGCCGGGGCGCGCACGTGTCGATCTCCGGCATCTCCGGCGTCGCCACGAAGACGAGCTTCGCCACCTTCCTGCTCTACTCGGTGTTCCGCTCCGGCGTGCTGGGAGGCGACGCGGTCAACGCCAAGGCGCTCATCTTCAACGTCAAGGGCGAGGACCTGCTCTTCCTCGACCACCCCAACACCCGGCTCGACGACGCCACCCGCGCCTCCTACGCGAAGCTCGGCCTGGTCGCCGGTGCCTTCCCCGACGTGCGGGTCTACGCCCCGCCCCGGGTCGGCGACTCCTCCGGCACGCCCGACGTGAGCAGCCGCCTAACCGGGGTCGACAGCTTCTACTGGACGCTGAGCGAGTTCTGCGCCGACCGCCTGCTGCCCTACGTGTTCGCCGACGCCGACGACGAACGCCAGCAGTACACGATGGTGGTGCACTCGGTCGCCGCCCACCTGGCCCGTTACGCCCAGCCCGCCGACGGCGGGGTGAGCATCGACGGGGTGCGTCTCGGCTCGTACGCCGACCTGGTCGACCACATCGTCGAGCAGCTCAACGACGACGAGACCCGCTCCGACTGGGCCGGCAGCGCCGTCGGGCTGGGCACGGTCAACGCGTTCGCCCGGCGGCTGATCGGCAGCAAGAAGGACCTGTCCCGGCTGATCCGGGGCGACCTGGCCACCCGTCGCCCGCACAGCATCAACACCGCCGAGAGCGCCCAGGTCACCGTGGTCGACCTGCACAACCTCCCCGACCGCGCGCAGCGGTTCGTGGTCGGCGTGACGCTCAAGAGCGAGTTCGAGCGCAAGGAGAAGGCCGGCACCGCCAAGCCGCTGCTCTTCGTGGTGCTCGACGAGCTCAACAAGTACGCCCCCCGCGAGGGCTCCTCCCCCATCAAGGAGGTGCTGCTCGACATCGCCGAGCGGGGCCGCTCCCTCGGGGTGATCCTGGTCGGCGCCCAGCAGACGGCGAGCGAGGTGGAGCGGCGCATCGTCACCAACTCGGCGATCCGGGTGGTGGGCCGGCTCGACCCGGCCGAGGCGTCCCGCCCGGAATACGGCTTCCTGCCGCCCGCCCAGCGGCAGCGCGCGCTGCTGGCCAAGCCGGGCACGATGTTCGTCAACCAGCCCGACATCCCGGTGCCGCTCTGCCTGGAGTTCCCGTTCCCGGCCTGGGCCACTCGGGTCTCCGAGGCCGGCCGCGCCCCGTCCGAGACGCTCCGGTCGCTCACCCAGTCCGTCGACCCGTTCGCGGTGGTCGGCTCCGGCGGGGGCACCTCCGACGACGACATCCCCTTCTAG
- a CDS encoding anti-sigma factor family protein yields MSRADHMDVAAYALGVLDEHDTQRFEEHLAACWACAAELETMVPVVGLLSDIDGETMAALEQTRTDPALLDRTLVAVRAHRRRNRVRQLLATAAAVLVLGGLTGLGFARIAGDGAPEVVAEPTATALVAPPTASRSSDPNDPDIGGTLPEGDPVNVVDPTTGVEATFFVVSKDFGTGVDFILAKLPGPRTCRLVVVRQNNSTEVISSWSVPGTGYGTNARADKLSLSASTSTRLGDIKQIQVQSVDAGGVASPLVTVQL; encoded by the coding sequence ATGAGCCGGGCGGACCACATGGACGTCGCGGCGTACGCGCTCGGCGTGCTGGACGAGCACGACACGCAGCGGTTCGAGGAGCACCTCGCCGCCTGCTGGGCGTGCGCCGCCGAGCTGGAGACGATGGTGCCCGTCGTCGGCCTGCTCTCCGACATCGACGGCGAGACGATGGCCGCGCTGGAGCAGACCCGGACCGATCCGGCCCTGCTGGACCGGACGCTGGTCGCGGTCCGCGCCCACCGGCGGCGCAACCGGGTCCGGCAGCTGCTGGCCACGGCCGCCGCGGTGCTGGTCCTGGGCGGGCTGACGGGGCTCGGTTTCGCCCGGATCGCCGGTGACGGCGCGCCCGAGGTGGTGGCCGAGCCGACCGCGACCGCGCTGGTCGCTCCGCCGACGGCCAGCCGCTCCAGCGACCCGAACGACCCGGACATCGGCGGTACGCTGCCGGAGGGCGACCCGGTCAACGTCGTCGACCCGACCACCGGCGTCGAGGCGACGTTCTTCGTCGTGTCGAAGGACTTCGGCACGGGCGTGGACTTCATCCTCGCGAAGCTGCCCGGGCCCCGGACGTGCCGGCTCGTCGTGGTGCGGCAGAACAACAGCACCGAGGTGATCTCCAGCTGGTCGGTGCCCGGCACCGGGTACGGCACCAACGCGCGCGCCGACAAGCTGAGCCTGTCGGCGTCGACGTCGACGCGCCTCGGCGACATCAAGCAGATCCAGGTGCAGTCGGTGGACGCCGGCGGGGTGGCGAGCCCGCTGGTCACGGTGCAGCTGTAG
- a CDS encoding DUF1990 family protein, whose translation MPALTYPHVGATETGELPPGWRHVRHRVRLPDSCFATAGDAVLGWRLHRAAGIRMDADAERAAPGVRVVSGLGVGPLRLAAPCQVVWAVEDGRRVGFGYGTLPGHPARGEEAFVVSRDAAGHVWFEVLAFSRPDRWVMRAAGPAGRAFQRAYAWWLGRTLRRLCARR comes from the coding sequence GTGCCGGCACTGACCTATCCGCACGTGGGCGCCACCGAGACCGGCGAGCTGCCGCCCGGCTGGCGGCACGTGCGGCACCGGGTCCGGCTGCCCGACTCCTGCTTCGCCACCGCCGGGGACGCCGTGCTCGGCTGGCGGCTGCACCGGGCGGCCGGCATCCGGATGGACGCCGACGCCGAGCGGGCCGCGCCCGGGGTCCGGGTGGTCTCCGGTCTGGGCGTCGGCCCGCTGCGGCTGGCCGCGCCCTGCCAGGTGGTCTGGGCCGTCGAGGACGGGCGGCGGGTCGGCTTCGGCTACGGCACGCTGCCCGGGCATCCGGCGCGCGGCGAGGAGGCGTTCGTGGTCAGCCGCGACGCCGCCGGCCACGTCTGGTTCGAGGTGCTCGCGTTCAGCCGGCCGGACCGCTGGGTCATGCGCGCCGCCGGGCCCGCCGGTCGGGCCTTCCAGCGGGCGTACGCCTGGTGGCTCGGGCGCACCCTGCGCCGGCTCTGCGCCCGGCGCTGA
- a CDS encoding DNA-3-methyladenine glycosylase family protein: MTGTEPTARRELRPPTGYRLAASVRALTFSPYDPCARVAAGTFWWATRTPEGPATLALRPSGGALLAEGYGPGADRVVQRADAIAGLRDDVSGFAALAATHPVVARLAAQHRGLRMPATGQVFPRLLRAVFEQKVTGKEAYRAYAATMRHFAEAAPGPMQPLLLPPDPAAVAATPYWVFHPFGVEQRRAETLRRAAAVADRLERCADSAEATRRLTAIAGIGAWTAAEVVRIAYGDPDAVSVGDFHVPNTVAWALAGEPRGDDARMLALLEPFRGHRGRVCVLLAAGGVQAPKYGPRMPIRSFARF; the protein is encoded by the coding sequence GTGACCGGGACCGAACCCACCGCGCGTCGGGAGCTGCGCCCGCCCACCGGGTACCGGCTGGCCGCCTCGGTGCGGGCGCTGACCTTCAGCCCGTACGACCCCTGCGCGCGCGTCGCGGCCGGCACCTTCTGGTGGGCCACCCGGACCCCGGAGGGGCCGGCCACCCTCGCCCTGCGGCCGTCGGGTGGCGCCCTGCTGGCCGAGGGCTACGGCCCGGGGGCCGACCGGGTGGTGCAGCGGGCGGACGCGATCGCGGGGCTGCGCGACGACGTCAGCGGGTTCGCGGCGCTCGCCGCGACCCACCCCGTGGTGGCGCGGCTCGCGGCCCAGCACCGGGGGCTGCGGATGCCGGCCACCGGGCAGGTCTTCCCCCGGCTGCTGCGGGCGGTCTTCGAGCAGAAGGTCACCGGCAAGGAGGCGTACCGCGCGTACGCGGCGACGATGCGGCACTTCGCCGAGGCGGCACCCGGGCCGATGCAGCCGCTGCTGCTCCCGCCGGACCCGGCGGCGGTGGCCGCCACCCCGTACTGGGTGTTCCACCCGTTCGGCGTGGAGCAGCGCCGGGCCGAGACGCTGCGCCGTGCGGCGGCCGTCGCGGACCGGCTGGAGCGCTGCGCGGACTCCGCCGAGGCCACCCGCCGGCTCACCGCCATCGCCGGCATCGGAGCCTGGACGGCCGCCGAGGTGGTGCGGATCGCGTACGGGGACCCGGACGCGGTCAGCGTCGGCGACTTCCACGTGCCGAACACGGTGGCGTGGGCGCTGGCGGGCGAGCCGCGCGGCGACGACGCCCGGATGCTGGCCCTGCTGGAGCCGTTCCGGGGTCACCGGGGGCGGGTCTGCGTACTGCTGGCGGCCGGTGGCGTCCAGGCGCCGAAGTACGGTCCACGGATGCCGATCCGCTCCTTCGCCCGCTTCTGA
- a CDS encoding sigma-70 family RNA polymerase sigma factor, producing MHAVAAAGWPGDGARGDWMSARSQSRPGTAARRVDAREAPRQNGPVTPRSAPGRHQAAPSTEAGHSDRLIRLLYAEHAGPLLAFVMRLTGGDRQRAEDIVQETLLRAWRNAHRLGAQGQGSLRPWLVTVARRIAIDEHRSEQARPAETYDRDLTAFAEADSTDRVLRTMTVADALRTLSQSHREILVATYFRGRTVPEAAEELRLPLGTAKSRVYYALRALRTALQERGVTE from the coding sequence ATGCATGCGGTGGCGGCGGCCGGTTGGCCCGGCGACGGGGCGCGGGGGGACTGGATGTCCGCGCGGTCCCAGTCCCGGCCGGGCACGGCGGCACGCCGGGTCGACGCCCGCGAGGCGCCTCGCCAGAATGGGCCGGTGACGCCGAGATCCGCCCCCGGACGCCACCAGGCGGCACCGTCCACCGAGGCGGGTCACTCGGACCGGCTGATCCGGCTGCTCTACGCCGAGCACGCCGGGCCGTTGCTGGCGTTCGTCATGCGGCTCACCGGCGGCGACCGGCAGCGGGCGGAGGACATCGTCCAGGAGACGCTGCTGCGGGCGTGGCGCAACGCGCACCGGCTCGGCGCGCAGGGGCAGGGCTCGCTGCGGCCGTGGCTGGTCACGGTGGCCCGCCGCATCGCCATCGACGAGCACCGCAGCGAGCAGGCCCGGCCGGCCGAGACGTACGACCGGGACCTGACCGCGTTCGCCGAGGCGGACAGCACCGACCGGGTCCTGCGCACGATGACGGTGGCGGACGCGCTGCGTACGCTGAGCCAGTCGCACCGGGAGATCCTGGTGGCCACGTACTTCCGGGGTCGGACGGTGCCGGAGGCGGCCGAGGAGCTGCGCCTGCCGCTCGGCACCGCGAAGTCGCGGGTCTACTACGCGCTGCGCGCGCTGCGCACGGCTCTGCAGGAACGGGGGGTGACGGAATGA